A single window of Meiothermus sp. DNA harbors:
- a CDS encoding YbaN family protein encodes MESLNPLRPLWLSLGFFFAGLGFVGAVVPGMPSTVFFILAAYFFSRSSQRFLNWVLNLPKVGPIVRDYRDGLGMSRKAKVFALCMLSFFALTSAIFLIPVFWVKVVVLVLGLVGFWYIHSRIPTKEIVLARRRASEAG; translated from the coding sequence ATGGAGTCCCTCAATCCTCTACGCCCGCTCTGGCTTTCTCTGGGGTTTTTCTTTGCAGGACTGGGTTTTGTTGGTGCGGTGGTACCGGGGATGCCCTCGACGGTGTTTTTCATCCTGGCGGCTTACTTTTTTTCGCGTAGCAGCCAGCGCTTTCTTAACTGGGTGCTCAACCTTCCTAAGGTTGGCCCAATCGTACGTGATTACCGCGATGGCTTGGGAATGTCTCGTAAAGCCAAAGTGTTCGCGCTGTGCATGTTGAGCTTTTTCGCCCTTACCAGCGCCATCTTTCTGATTCCGGTTTTCTGGGTGAAGGTGGTGGTTTTGGTGCTTGGCCTGGTGGGCTTCTGGTATATCCACAGCCGCATTCCAACCAAAGAAATTGTGCTGGCCCGAAGGCGGGCCAGCGAAGCCGGGTAG